The following are encoded in a window of Ruminiclostridium herbifermentans genomic DNA:
- the hemL gene encoding glutamate-1-semialdehyde 2,1-aminomutase encodes MMSSSLIDRARSVMPGGVNSPVRSYRAVGGEPVFIKRANGSKIYDVEDREYIDYVCSWGPMILGHNNKKIAESVKKAVDYGLSFGAPTEKEVIMAELITSMVPGIDMIRMVNSGTEAVMSALRLARAFTEKSKIIKFDGCYHGHCDSMLVKAGSGALTLSHPDSLGVTGEFARNTLIADYNDIESVRRLFAENKGEIAAVILEPVAANMGVVPPRDNFLAGLRALCDENGALLIFDEVITGFRLCPGGAQEYFDVRADIVTFGKIIGGGMPVGAYGGRKEIMELVSPLGGVYQAGTLSGNPIAMAAGIAQLTELKENKDIYLRIDRMAESLEKGFKRMAKELELTLTVNRVGSLLCVFFTKEAVTDFKTAKSSNTKLYAKFFKHMLDNGIHMAPAQFEAMFVSDAHTEEDIEKTLEKAEKSLREMKNGGDFA; translated from the coding sequence ATGATGAGCAGCAGTTTGATTGACAGAGCCAGGAGTGTAATGCCGGGCGGGGTGAATAGTCCTGTGAGATCTTACAGGGCAGTTGGAGGAGAACCTGTTTTTATAAAAAGAGCGAACGGCTCCAAAATTTATGATGTAGAGGATAGAGAATATATTGATTATGTCTGTTCATGGGGGCCCATGATTCTGGGACATAACAATAAAAAGATAGCAGAAAGCGTCAAAAAGGCTGTCGATTACGGGTTGAGCTTTGGCGCACCGACGGAGAAAGAAGTAATAATGGCTGAGCTTATTACTTCCATGGTTCCGGGAATTGATATGATAAGGATGGTAAACAGCGGAACAGAAGCTGTCATGAGTGCCTTACGGCTTGCCCGTGCCTTTACTGAAAAAAGTAAAATAATAAAATTTGATGGCTGCTACCATGGACACTGCGACAGTATGCTAGTTAAGGCGGGATCGGGGGCTTTGACTCTTTCACATCCCGACAGTCTTGGTGTAACTGGTGAATTTGCAAGAAATACTCTGATTGCAGATTATAATGATATAGAGAGTGTGAGACGACTCTTTGCAGAAAACAAGGGAGAAATTGCTGCTGTCATCCTTGAACCTGTGGCGGCCAATATGGGTGTAGTTCCTCCACGGGATAATTTTCTTGCCGGACTCAGAGCTCTATGTGATGAAAACGGAGCGCTTCTGATTTTTGATGAGGTCATTACAGGATTTAGGCTTTGCCCGGGAGGAGCACAGGAATATTTTGATGTCAGAGCGGATATTGTCACCTTCGGCAAAATTATCGGAGGAGGTATGCCTGTTGGGGCATATGGGGGAAGAAAAGAGATTATGGAGCTTGTATCACCCCTTGGGGGAGTTTATCAGGCGGGTACCCTTTCTGGAAATCCCATAGCGATGGCAGCAGGAATAGCACAGTTGACGGAACTTAAGGAAAACAAGGATATATATTTGCGAATAGACAGAATGGCAGAGTCACTGGAAAAAGGATTTAAGAGGATGGCAAAAGAGCTGGAGCTGACTCTCACTGTGAACAGGGTCGGATCCCTGTTATGCGTATTTTTTACAAAGGAAGCTGTAACTGATTTTAAAACTGCTAAAAGCAGCAATACAAAGCTTTATGCAAAATTTTTCAAGCATATGTTGGATAACGGTATACATATGGCGCCTGCACAATTTGAAGCCATGTTTGTGAGTGATGCGCATACAGAGGAAGACATAGAAAAAACATTGGAAAAAGCAGAAAAATCCTTGAGAGAAATGAAAAACGGAGGAGATTTTGCATGA
- a CDS encoding cobyric acid synthase, with protein sequence MAKAIMIQGTTSNAGKSLITAGLCRIFSQDGYRVAPFKSQNMALNSYITEDGLEMGRAQVVQAEAAYKKPDVRMNPILLKPTSDKGSQVIVNGEVVGNMKAMDYYKNKTRYIPEIMKSYSSLAAENDIIVIEGAGSPAEINLKENDIVNMGMAKMANSPVLIVGDIDRGGVFASLYGTYMLLNETEKKYIKGNIINKFRGDIKILEPGLKMLEDLIPVPTVGVVPYMTMRIDDEDSLSEVFENSSVLVDIDIAVIKLPRISNFTDFNAFELILGAKVRYISSAKEFKCPDLLILPGTKNTIDDLKWMRECGIEAEILKYASRGNPVFGICGGYQMLCKSLKDPYNVEGGGEIKGLGLIDAHTVFEKEKTRTRVSGIFKCAGGIFSELNGKSFEGYEIHMGITKAEGFLSMLKSMDGGEKTDGLCQGNVYGSYVHGIFDSEEVLKTIIKALYNKKGLEYNETLSCDVKAHKEREYDKLADELRKSLDMKYIYKIIDEGVTL encoded by the coding sequence ATGGCTAAGGCAATCATGATACAGGGGACAACTTCTAATGCAGGCAAAAGCCTTATAACTGCAGGACTTTGCAGGATTTTTTCACAGGACGGCTATAGGGTGGCGCCTTTCAAGTCACAGAATATGGCACTGAATTCCTATATAACTGAGGACGGGCTTGAAATGGGCAGAGCTCAGGTTGTACAGGCCGAAGCCGCATATAAGAAGCCGGATGTCAGGATGAATCCCATCCTCTTGAAGCCCACAAGCGACAAAGGTTCACAGGTCATTGTCAATGGCGAGGTTGTGGGCAATATGAAAGCTATGGATTACTATAAAAACAAAACAAGATATATACCGGAAATTATGAAAAGCTATAGCTCCCTTGCCGCTGAAAATGACATTATAGTGATTGAAGGTGCAGGGAGCCCGGCAGAAATAAACTTAAAAGAAAATGACATAGTCAATATGGGCATGGCAAAGATGGCAAATTCCCCTGTGCTGATTGTTGGAGATATTGACAGAGGCGGTGTGTTTGCTTCACTTTACGGAACTTACATGCTACTGAATGAAACTGAAAAGAAGTATATTAAAGGGAACATCATCAATAAGTTCAGAGGCGATATCAAGATCCTGGAGCCGGGGCTTAAAATGCTGGAAGACCTTATACCTGTTCCAACAGTCGGTGTAGTTCCATACATGACTATGAGAATAGATGATGAGGACAGCCTTTCTGAAGTATTTGAAAATAGCAGTGTGTTGGTGGACATTGATATTGCTGTCATAAAACTTCCCCGAATCTCAAATTTTACGGACTTTAATGCTTTTGAATTGATTTTGGGAGCCAAGGTTAGATATATTTCGAGTGCAAAGGAATTTAAGTGTCCGGATTTGCTGATTCTACCGGGAACAAAAAATACAATTGACGATTTAAAATGGATGAGAGAGTGCGGTATTGAGGCTGAAATATTAAAATATGCAAGCAGGGGGAATCCTGTATTCGGTATTTGCGGCGGATATCAGATGCTCTGCAAAAGCCTTAAGGACCCTTACAATGTGGAAGGCGGCGGCGAAATAAAGGGCTTGGGACTCATTGATGCCCATACCGTATTTGAAAAGGAAAAGACAAGAACCAGAGTAAGCGGCATTTTTAAATGCGCTGGTGGTATTTTTTCAGAGCTCAATGGAAAAAGCTTCGAGGGCTATGAAATACATATGGGTATAACAAAGGCTGAAGGCTTTTTGTCGATGCTGAAAAGCATGGACGGCGGTGAGAAAACCGACGGGCTTTGCCAGGGGAATGTTTATGGCAGCTATGTCCATGGAATTTTTGACAGCGAAGAGGTTTTAAAGACCATTATAAAAGCTTTGTACAACAAAAAAGGTCTTGAATACAATGAAACCTTAAGCTGTGACGTTAAAGCGCATAAAGAGCGGGAATATGACAAATTGGCAGATGAGCTCCGCAAATCTCTCGATATGAAGTATATTTATAAAATTATTGATGAAGGTGTTACTCTATGA
- a CDS encoding sirohydrochlorin chelatase has product MRGILILAHGSREKSTEQTLQQVVNYLGEIFSEEIIETAYLQFSNMDLHTGLEKLRAKGVDNIIVIPYFLFEGVHIKEDIPKEIDKYLKENKDVKITMGKTLGADKRLAEILADRIRDAL; this is encoded by the coding sequence ATGAGAGGAATACTGATACTGGCCCATGGAAGCAGGGAGAAGTCAACAGAGCAGACTTTACAGCAGGTTGTAAATTATCTTGGAGAAATATTCAGTGAGGAAATTATTGAAACTGCATACCTGCAGTTTTCAAACATGGATCTTCATACCGGGCTTGAAAAGCTGAGAGCAAAAGGTGTTGATAACATAATTGTCATACCTTATTTCCTGTTTGAAGGTGTACACATAAAAGAAGATATTCCGAAGGAAATTGACAAATACCTTAAAGAAAATAAGGATGTAAAAATTACAATGGGAAAGACGCTGGGAGCGGATAAAAGATTGGCGGAAATATTAGCCGACAGGATAAGGGATGCATTATGA
- a CDS encoding bifunctional cobalt-precorrin-7 (C(5))-methyltransferase/cobalt-precorrin-6B (C(15))-methyltransferase, translated as MKKQIFIIGCGPGAPEEITGHGAKLLEICHEVYAFDRIGDLYKDFKEGIIKCSYQDIEEKIRSSKAQKMAVLVSGDVGFFSMAKRLDEKFRIDFDVFFTCGISSLQYLCSKIKLSYEDVRAVSLHGREGNLPGSIAYNRYTFVLTGGANNASKILKDLKQNGLSGIKVTAGELLSMPGERILCGTVEELSEISFDSLTVLLFENENCVNRDMPLFDKELSRNETPMTKQEVRWVAVNMMKIEARDVLFDIGAGSGSVAIEMARKAHEGLVFAIEKKDNAFELLCKNKSDLGALNVIPVFGEALEEIRKLPVPDKVFIGGSGGNLDKLVKSLYRANEDVKILITAITLETLTEALEAFKEINFETDIVCLNCSKSKKAGSYNMMIANNPIYIIYGEKNDK; from the coding sequence ATGAAAAAGCAAATATTCATAATCGGATGCGGCCCCGGGGCGCCGGAGGAAATCACAGGACATGGTGCGAAGCTGCTGGAAATCTGCCATGAGGTCTATGCATTTGACAGAATCGGAGATTTGTACAAAGACTTCAAAGAGGGTATTATTAAATGTTCATATCAGGACATCGAAGAGAAAATAAGAAGCTCAAAAGCTCAAAAAATGGCTGTTCTTGTTTCCGGAGATGTGGGATTTTTCAGTATGGCAAAAAGGCTGGATGAAAAATTCAGAATTGATTTTGATGTGTTCTTTACATGCGGAATCAGCAGTCTTCAATATCTTTGCAGTAAAATCAAGCTAAGCTATGAGGATGTCAGAGCTGTGAGCCTCCATGGAAGAGAAGGTAATCTTCCGGGGAGTATCGCATATAACCGGTACACTTTTGTTCTGACCGGCGGGGCTAACAACGCTTCGAAAATATTAAAGGATCTTAAGCAAAATGGCTTGTCAGGGATAAAAGTTACAGCCGGGGAGCTGCTTTCAATGCCGGGTGAAAGAATTTTATGCGGAACGGTGGAGGAGCTTTCTGAGATTTCCTTTGACAGCCTTACGGTTCTTTTGTTTGAGAATGAGAATTGTGTAAACAGGGATATGCCCCTTTTTGACAAGGAGCTTTCAAGGAATGAAACTCCAATGACGAAGCAGGAAGTGCGCTGGGTTGCAGTAAACATGATGAAGATAGAAGCACGGGATGTTTTGTTTGACATAGGGGCGGGCAGCGGCTCGGTAGCTATAGAAATGGCTAGAAAAGCCCACGAAGGATTGGTTTTCGCTATAGAGAAAAAAGACAATGCATTTGAGCTTCTCTGTAAAAACAAGTCCGATCTCGGCGCGTTAAATGTAATACCCGTCTTTGGAGAGGCATTGGAGGAAATAAGGAAGCTGCCTGTCCCGGACAAGGTGTTTATCGGAGGAAGCGGAGGCAATCTGGATAAATTGGTTAAAAGCCTGTATAGGGCAAATGAAGATGTAAAAATTTTGATTACGGCAATAACCCTTGAGACTTTAACTGAGGCCCTTGAGGCATTCAAAGAGATAAATTTTGAAACAGATATTGTTTGTCTGAATTGTTCAAAAAGCAAAAAGGCCGGAAGCTACAATATGATGATAGCAAACAATCCTATTTACATAATCTATGGTGAAAAGAATGATAAATAA
- a CDS encoding cob(I)yrinic acid a,c-diamide adenosyltransferase has product MNGLIHIYCGDGKGKTTAALGLALRACGSGYKVILAQFLKSWNTSELNILDKVENVLILRSKKPGKFTWQLNDEEKAALKIENNRIFEKAIEVISCDKKILIIFDELIGAIEKNLIDKEAVVDFLKTKPLHAEVVLTGRNPDGELLGLADYISEIKKIRHPFDSGVKAREGIEY; this is encoded by the coding sequence ATGAACGGGTTGATTCATATTTATTGCGGCGACGGGAAAGGGAAAACGACAGCAGCGTTGGGACTTGCATTGCGTGCCTGCGGCAGCGGCTATAAGGTAATTCTGGCTCAGTTTTTAAAGTCATGGAATACAAGTGAATTGAACATTTTGGATAAAGTGGAAAATGTATTAATTTTAAGAAGTAAAAAACCGGGCAAATTTACTTGGCAATTAAACGATGAGGAGAAAGCGGCACTTAAAATAGAAAATAACAGAATCTTTGAAAAAGCTATTGAAGTTATATCATGTGATAAAAAAATCCTTATCATATTCGACGAGCTTATTGGAGCAATAGAAAAAAACCTTATTGACAAAGAAGCAGTAGTGGACTTTCTGAAGACCAAACCGCTCCATGCCGAAGTAGTTCTTACAGGGAGAAATCCTGATGGGGAATTGCTTGGTTTGGCCGATTATATCTCTGAAATTAAAAAAATCAGGCATCCATTTGATAGTGGTGTTAAAGCACGAGAGGGGATTGAATATTGA
- the cbiB gene encoding adenosylcobinamide-phosphate synthase CbiB has product MRYLFVIGIAFILDLIFGDPYWLLHPVCIIGKAISALEKMLRKIVKNELFAGTVLVLVISGLAFFVPFLILYLANTLNYYLAMGIEIYFCYQIFAVKSLKKESMKVYYPLKEGNYPEARKYLSYIVGRDTQNLDAKGITKATVETIAENTTDGVVAPLFYMAIGGAPLAFLYKAINTMDSMIGYRNEKYEKFGKVAARLDDIANFIPARITALLMIAASALNGLDYKNAFRMFLRDRKNHKSPNSAQTESVCAGALNVQLAGNAYYFGQLVHKPTIGDNNREIVAQDIVLTNKLMYTTSVLAVIAAMIVRGCIWWMI; this is encoded by the coding sequence ATGAGATATCTGTTTGTTATTGGTATTGCTTTCATACTTGATTTGATATTCGGAGATCCATACTGGCTACTTCATCCCGTGTGTATAATTGGAAAGGCAATCAGTGCTTTGGAGAAAATGTTAAGAAAAATCGTAAAAAACGAGCTTTTTGCAGGGACAGTTCTCGTGCTGGTTATATCGGGATTAGCTTTTTTTGTTCCATTTTTGATACTGTATCTGGCAAATACTTTGAATTACTATCTGGCTATGGGGATTGAAATTTACTTCTGCTACCAGATTTTTGCCGTAAAATCCCTGAAAAAAGAGAGTATGAAGGTTTATTACCCTCTCAAGGAAGGCAATTATCCGGAAGCTAGAAAATACTTATCCTACATTGTCGGAAGGGATACGCAGAATTTGGATGCTAAGGGTATCACAAAAGCCACAGTCGAAACGATAGCCGAGAACACCACTGACGGTGTCGTAGCTCCGCTTTTTTATATGGCAATAGGAGGCGCGCCCCTTGCTTTTTTATACAAGGCGATTAACACAATGGACTCCATGATAGGCTACAGAAATGAAAAGTATGAAAAATTCGGAAAGGTTGCTGCAAGGCTTGATGACATTGCAAACTTCATACCGGCAAGGATAACTGCACTGCTTATGATTGCGGCAAGCGCATTGAACGGCCTGGACTATAAAAATGCTTTTAGAATGTTTCTAAGAGATAGGAAAAACCATAAAAGCCCAAATTCTGCACAAACCGAGTCGGTATGCGCCGGAGCTTTGAATGTACAGCTGGCGGGCAATGCCTATTATTTCGGACAGCTTGTCCATAAGCCGACTATTGGTGATAATAATCGGGAAATTGTAGCTCAGGATATAGTTCTCACAAACAAATTGATGTATACGACTTCTGTTTTAGCAGTGATTGCTGCCATGATTGTAAGGGGGTGTATCTGGTGGATGATATAG
- a CDS encoding precorrin-8X methylmutase has translation MKLYRPDEIEKRSFEIITQEIGDIELDAKVAPIVKRVIHTTADFDYLHNLCFSENVINIALEAIKKGVDIVTDTKMALSGINKAALAKAGGKAYCYMADEDVARKAKEQNSTRASVSMEKAAELDKPLIFAIGNAPTALIKLDELIKSNKIKPVLIIGVPVGFVNVVESKELIMKSGVPYIVARGRKGGSNVAAAIVNALLYMAYPRES, from the coding sequence ATGAAATTGTATAGACCCGATGAAATTGAAAAGAGAAGCTTTGAAATAATAACTCAGGAAATTGGAGATATTGAACTGGACGCGAAGGTTGCGCCTATTGTTAAGAGAGTAATTCATACTACTGCGGATTTTGATTATCTTCATAATCTTTGCTTTTCCGAAAATGTAATAAATATTGCGCTTGAAGCCATTAAGAAAGGGGTTGACATTGTAACAGACACCAAAATGGCTTTATCCGGTATCAACAAGGCTGCTTTGGCAAAAGCCGGCGGCAAGGCATATTGCTATATGGCAGATGAAGATGTTGCAAGAAAGGCGAAAGAGCAAAATTCAACCCGTGCGAGTGTATCTATGGAAAAGGCGGCAGAATTGGACAAGCCTCTTATTTTTGCTATAGGCAATGCGCCCACAGCCCTTATCAAGCTGGATGAATTGATAAAAAGCAATAAAATAAAACCTGTTTTAATTATTGGTGTACCAGTAGGCTTTGTGAATGTCGTCGAGTCAAAGGAGCTTATTATGAAAAGCGGTGTTCCTTATATCGTTGCAAGAGGGCGAAAAGGCGGCAGTAATGTGGCGGCGGCAATTGTAAATGCTCTCTTGTATATGGCATATCCACGTGAAAGCTAA
- the cobD gene encoding threonine-phosphate decarboxylase CobD translates to MDDIAMHGGDIYSYMEMNGAKPLDYSANINPLGLPDNVKKALAQSIESYSAYPDTNCRKLKEAVSAYEKFEADCILFGNGAADIIYRICYALRPKTALLTAPTFSEYGQALENTGCKIEYFGLSPEYGFTVGTGILEQVSGKDIVFICNPNNPTGNLADRSLIYKLAEKCRKENCILVIDECFMDFVAEKKSYSFIEYLEDFDNVIIVKAFTKIFAMAGLRLGYCLCSNKEILLKIEKAGQPWSVSTPAQVAGIAAIGDKDYLIRTARIIDEERGYLSKNLSSFGFTVFESHTNFILFKAEQTDLYDRLYKKGVLIRKCANFKGLDDTYYRIAVRCREDNEKLINAISEVIKNG, encoded by the coding sequence GTGGATGATATAGCAATGCACGGCGGCGATATCTATTCATATATGGAGATGAATGGAGCAAAACCGCTTGATTATTCGGCTAATATAAACCCTCTGGGTTTGCCTGACAATGTTAAAAAGGCGTTGGCTCAGAGTATTGAAAGCTATAGTGCCTATCCGGATACTAATTGCCGTAAGCTGAAGGAAGCTGTAAGTGCCTATGAAAAATTTGAAGCGGACTGCATACTGTTCGGAAACGGCGCGGCAGATATAATCTACAGAATATGCTATGCCTTAAGACCGAAGACTGCTCTCCTCACAGCGCCAACCTTTTCCGAATACGGACAGGCCCTTGAGAACACCGGCTGTAAAATCGAGTATTTTGGATTAAGCCCTGAATATGGCTTTACTGTGGGAACCGGCATATTGGAGCAAGTGTCAGGTAAGGATATTGTTTTCATTTGTAACCCAAACAACCCGACGGGAAATTTGGCAGACAGGAGCTTAATATACAAGCTTGCAGAAAAATGCCGAAAGGAAAACTGTATTTTGGTCATTGACGAATGCTTCATGGATTTTGTCGCTGAAAAGAAGAGCTATAGCTTTATAGAGTATCTTGAGGATTTTGACAATGTGATAATTGTAAAGGCTTTTACGAAAATATTCGCGATGGCGGGGCTCAGGCTCGGGTATTGCTTATGCAGCAATAAAGAAATACTGTTGAAGATTGAAAAAGCCGGGCAGCCGTGGAGCGTGTCGACACCTGCTCAAGTAGCAGGGATCGCCGCAATTGGAGATAAGGATTATCTAATAAGGACTGCCAGGATCATAGATGAAGAAAGAGGCTATTTGTCAAAAAACTTAAGCAGCTTTGGCTTCACGGTTTTTGAAAGCCATACTAACTTTATTTTATTTAAAGCAGAACAGACGGATTTGTATGACAGGCTTTATAAAAAGGGCGTACTGATAAGGAAATGCGCCAACTTCAAAGGACTTGACGATACATATTACAGAATAGCTGTCAGATGCCGTGAAGACAATGAAAAGCTGATTAATGCAATAAGCGAGGTAATAAAAAATGGCTAA
- a CDS encoding cobyrinate a,c-diamide synthase produces MINKKINRIMIAGTNSGCGKTTVTCAILKALKNRGLKVAAFKCGPDYIDPMFHSEIIETNSRNIDLFLCGERQARYLFAKNSENTDVSVVEGVMGFYDGVGGNTGENSSWDISNKLGIPAVLVVNCKGASVSVAAMIKGYLDFDKNRIEAVVLNNVSKHMYKMYKETIENRLGIRVAGYMPFEPEAVIGSRHLGLVTAKEIGSLKQKTELLAAIAEETIDLDLLLDIANNAEHFDYEKIEVEQISDVRIAVAKDRAFCFYYQDSLELLEKMGAKLIYFSPTEDIRLTEDVDGLILGGGYPELYLEKLSKNAGMINSIRAAWREGMPIYAECGGFMYLGKSINSYAMTHIIEPSFEMTEKLQNFGYVTLTAKDNTMLLEHGESATAHEFHYSKNDSDSGSLTARKASGKTWETGYCKENVFALYPHIHFWGNIQMAARFIKKCEEYKK; encoded by the coding sequence ATGATAAATAAAAAAATCAACAGAATCATGATAGCTGGAACAAACAGCGGCTGCGGAAAAACAACAGTGACCTGTGCAATACTAAAAGCGTTAAAGAACAGAGGGCTCAAGGTAGCTGCCTTTAAATGCGGCCCTGACTATATTGACCCTATGTTTCACAGCGAAATAATTGAGACAAACTCAAGGAATATTGATTTATTTTTATGCGGAGAAAGGCAGGCAAGATACCTTTTTGCCAAAAACAGCGAGAATACTGATGTTTCGGTCGTGGAAGGCGTTATGGGCTTTTACGATGGGGTGGGTGGAAATACCGGTGAAAACTCTTCATGGGATATATCAAACAAGCTTGGAATTCCTGCAGTTTTGGTAGTTAACTGCAAGGGAGCTTCGGTCTCCGTTGCCGCTATGATAAAGGGTTATCTGGATTTTGATAAAAACAGGATTGAAGCTGTAGTTTTAAATAATGTTTCAAAGCACATGTATAAAATGTACAAAGAAACTATTGAAAACCGTCTTGGAATAAGAGTGGCAGGTTATATGCCTTTTGAACCCGAGGCAGTCATTGGGAGCCGTCATTTGGGGCTGGTTACCGCAAAAGAAATAGGTTCGCTGAAGCAAAAGACGGAATTACTTGCTGCTATAGCAGAAGAGACTATAGATTTGGACCTGCTTCTTGATATTGCAAATAATGCGGAACATTTTGACTATGAGAAAATTGAAGTTGAGCAAATATCAGATGTAAGAATTGCAGTTGCTAAGGACAGGGCATTTTGCTTTTATTATCAGGACAGCCTTGAGCTTCTCGAAAAAATGGGTGCAAAGCTGATATATTTTTCACCTACTGAGGACATTAGGCTGACGGAGGATGTTGACGGCTTGATATTAGGAGGCGGATATCCGGAGCTTTATCTTGAAAAGCTCAGCAAAAATGCCGGAATGATAAACAGCATAAGAGCTGCATGGCGTGAGGGAATGCCGATTTATGCCGAATGCGGCGGCTTTATGTACCTGGGAAAAAGTATTAATTCCTATGCAATGACCCACATAATTGAACCGAGCTTTGAGATGACGGAGAAACTTCAGAATTTCGGGTATGTTACATTGACTGCAAAGGACAACACCATGCTTTTGGAGCATGGAGAGTCCGCCACTGCCCACGAATTTCATTATTCTAAAAATGATTCTGATTCCGGTAGCCTTACAGCCAGAAAAGCAAGCGGGAAAACGTGGGAAACCGGATATTGCAAGGAGAACGTATTCGCTCTTTACCCTCACATTCATTTTTGGGGGAACATTCAAATGGCAGCCAGATTTATTAAAAAATGTGAGGAGTACAAAAAATGA
- a CDS encoding ABC transporter substrate-binding protein, protein MKKIIALFTMICIMAILAVGCQKAEVKQNEETKSTTVKIIDSRGKEVEVNYPAKKIVCLLNSGLNDLYMLGAKDQVIAIDKWTYDTKDVFELTAQIDERVKNKSLPAIDKNIEEIVGMNPDVVVMWAGQEDDIKTLEDKGVKVVGIQVDNFEQVYTKMEILGKISGKENRAAEIIDYTKKELQNIKNKIKAIDESEKPSSLFVWGPSKLDIAGSNSTGDSIIKMSGAKNSAADINEEHIVAKMEQVVNWNPDFIILWNIKDLDPDDYFKDAQWSNINAIKNKAVVELPHPFYCDLWTVKNIYSVNIIAKTLYPDLFKDADIEKTKADMLKKLYNIDFK, encoded by the coding sequence ATGAAAAAAATTATTGCACTATTTACCATGATTTGTATTATGGCTATACTTGCAGTAGGTTGCCAGAAAGCAGAAGTAAAACAAAACGAAGAAACTAAAAGCACAACAGTGAAGATTATCGACTCCAGAGGAAAAGAAGTTGAAGTAAACTATCCGGCTAAGAAAATCGTATGTCTGCTAAACAGTGGTTTGAATGACCTTTATATGCTTGGTGCGAAAGACCAGGTTATCGCAATAGACAAATGGACATATGATACAAAGGATGTTTTTGAACTTACTGCGCAGATTGATGAAAGGGTAAAGAACAAGTCACTCCCCGCTATTGACAAAAACATTGAAGAAATCGTTGGGATGAACCCGGATGTGGTAGTCATGTGGGCCGGTCAGGAGGATGATATTAAAACTCTGGAGGACAAAGGGGTTAAGGTAGTAGGAATACAAGTGGATAACTTTGAGCAGGTCTACACAAAGATGGAGATACTGGGCAAAATCTCAGGCAAAGAAAACAGAGCGGCAGAGATTATTGACTACACAAAAAAAGAACTTCAAAATATTAAAAATAAGATTAAAGCTATTGATGAATCAGAGAAGCCGTCATCCCTATTTGTATGGGGACCTTCAAAGCTAGACATCGCCGGAAGCAACAGCACCGGTGACAGTATTATAAAAATGAGTGGAGCGAAAAATTCTGCTGCCGATATAAATGAGGAACATATTGTTGCAAAAATGGAGCAGGTTGTTAACTGGAATCCTGACTTCATCATTTTGTGGAATATCAAGGATTTGGATCCCGATGACTACTTCAAAGATGCACAGTGGAGCAATATAAATGCCATAAAAAACAAAGCAGTTGTTGAGCTGCCCCATCCATTCTATTGCGATCTTTGGACGGTTAAAAATATATATTCGGTTAACATCATAGCAAAAACCCTTTACCC